In Polynucleobacter sp. es-EL-1, the following are encoded in one genomic region:
- the thiC gene encoding phosphomethylpyrimidine synthase ThiC — translation MSTKNKSKQEIPSLKSLERDFGQKFAYPASTKTYLEGSRPDIKAPIRMIEQLPTRVGEEMVANPPVPVYDTSGPYSDPDIVINLEKGLPHLRKRWIEERNDTEQLSGPSSEYGVARAQDEATQNLRFAHITAPRVAKAGQNVSQMYYARKGIVTPEMEYVALRESMGLEQLRKDPAYKQLLKQHPGKSYGANLPDIVTGEFVRSEIAAGRAIIPANINHPELEPMIIGRNFRVKINGNLGNSAVTSSINEEVEKMVWSIRWGADTIMDLSTGKHIHETREWIIRNSPVPIGTVPIYQALDKTGGIAEDLTWEMFRDTLIEQAEQGVDYFTIHAGVLLRYVPLTADRITGIVSRGGSIMAKWCLAHHKENFLYTKFDEICEIMKAYDVSFSLGDGLRPGCIADSNDAAQFGELHTLGELTAKAWKHDVQVMIEGPGHVPMQRIEENMTEELKHCLEAPFYTLGPLITDIAPGYDHITSGIGAAQIGWYGTAMLCYVTPKEHLGLPDKEDVREGIITYKIAAHGADLAKGLPGAQVRDNALSKARFEFRWEDQFNLGLDPERAREYHDATLPAEGAKIAHFCSMCGPKFCSMKITQEVRDYAATLDADGNPKAKVIPIAAEEAVKGMEEMSAEFRKRGSEIYQ, via the coding sequence ATGAGTACTAAGAATAAAAGCAAACAAGAAATTCCAAGCTTAAAAAGCTTAGAGCGTGACTTTGGGCAAAAATTTGCCTACCCTGCTTCCACTAAAACCTACCTCGAAGGTTCTCGTCCGGATATCAAGGCACCGATTCGGATGATTGAGCAATTGCCAACCCGTGTTGGTGAGGAGATGGTTGCAAACCCACCAGTGCCGGTCTATGACACTTCAGGCCCTTACAGTGATCCCGATATTGTGATCAACCTAGAAAAAGGTTTGCCTCATCTGCGTAAGCGTTGGATTGAGGAGCGCAACGATACCGAACAACTCTCAGGCCCTAGCTCTGAATACGGCGTAGCGCGCGCTCAAGATGAAGCAACACAAAATCTGCGCTTTGCCCACATCACCGCTCCACGTGTTGCTAAGGCTGGACAGAATGTGAGTCAAATGTACTACGCTCGCAAAGGGATTGTGACGCCAGAGATGGAATACGTAGCCCTACGGGAGTCCATGGGTCTGGAGCAATTGCGCAAAGATCCCGCTTACAAACAATTATTGAAGCAACATCCAGGTAAGAGTTATGGTGCCAATTTGCCAGACATCGTTACTGGTGAATTTGTGCGTTCTGAAATTGCTGCTGGCCGCGCAATCATTCCAGCCAATATCAATCACCCAGAATTGGAACCCATGATTATTGGTCGTAACTTCCGCGTGAAGATTAACGGCAACTTAGGCAACTCAGCAGTGACCTCTTCGATTAATGAAGAAGTAGAAAAAATGGTGTGGTCTATCCGTTGGGGTGCAGACACCATCATGGACTTATCTACTGGTAAGCATATTCATGAAACCCGTGAGTGGATTATTCGTAACTCTCCAGTTCCGATTGGTACTGTACCAATTTACCAAGCGCTGGATAAAACCGGCGGCATTGCCGAAGACCTTACTTGGGAAATGTTCCGCGATACTTTGATTGAACAAGCCGAGCAAGGCGTTGATTACTTCACGATTCATGCTGGTGTATTGCTGCGTTATGTACCGCTCACAGCTGATCGTATTACGGGCATTGTTTCTCGTGGTGGCTCCATCATGGCTAAATGGTGCTTAGCTCACCATAAAGAAAACTTCCTTTATACGAAGTTTGATGAGATCTGCGAAATCATGAAAGCCTATGACGTGTCCTTTAGTCTGGGTGATGGCTTGCGTCCTGGTTGTATTGCTGACTCCAATGATGCCGCGCAGTTTGGTGAACTCCATACTTTGGGTGAGCTCACAGCTAAAGCTTGGAAGCATGATGTTCAAGTCATGATTGAAGGCCCTGGCCACGTTCCCATGCAGCGCATTGAAGAAAACATGACTGAGGAACTCAAACATTGCTTAGAAGCGCCCTTCTATACGCTTGGACCATTGATCACTGATATTGCGCCAGGCTATGACCACATCACCAGTGGTATTGGTGCAGCGCAAATTGGCTGGTACGGCACTGCGATGCTTTGCTATGTCACACCCAAAGAGCATTTGGGTTTACCGGATAAGGAAGATGTCCGCGAAGGCATCATCACTTATAAGATTGCTGCTCATGGTGCGGACTTAGCTAAGGGATTGCCTGGTGCACAAGTACGTGACAATGCTTTATCTAAAGCCCGCTTTGAGTTCCGCTGGGAAGATCAATTTAATCTAGGTCTTGATCCCGAGCGTGCACGTGAGTATCACGATGCCACGCTGCCTGCTGAAGGTGCCAAGATTGCGCATTTCTGCTCAATGTGTGGTCCGAAGTTCTGCTCCATGAAGATCACTCAAGAAGTACGCGATTACGCAGCAACTTTAGATGCAGATGGCAACCCTAAAGCCAAAGTCATTCCGATTGCCGCAGAAGAAGCGGTCAAAGGTATGGAAGAAATGTCAGCAGAGTTCCGCAAGCGTGGCAGTGAGATTTATCAGTAA
- a CDS encoding NUDIX domain-containing protein: protein MYKITTSTRAALEEMLQNTSRSAPHDFMPIYCAAAPQDNLPIGHLNPEYVPFLQESLQKESVPFVNLGHDRLTIQRASPLLLSNSLRVLADRMRMGGFIPGWRNEDFAWVGKDGHEYFRLERAAFRTFGFQSMASHINGYTKSGHLWLGRRSETKPTDPGRLDNLAAGGIGADETPWVNARRELWEEAGVPLHIADQISPVGRIHMRRPIPNRGFHDEQLYVYDLELAENFIPTNHDGEVSGFIQIPLSEAAARILADEFTSDAAFVTADFILRNSAPS, encoded by the coding sequence ATGTATAAGATTACGACCAGCACACGAGCAGCGCTTGAAGAGATGTTGCAAAACACGTCAAGATCAGCTCCTCATGACTTCATGCCGATTTATTGCGCTGCCGCACCACAAGACAACTTGCCAATTGGTCATCTGAATCCTGAATATGTCCCCTTTTTGCAAGAATCCCTCCAAAAAGAATCCGTTCCCTTTGTAAACCTTGGCCATGATCGATTGACGATTCAGAGGGCAAGTCCATTGCTCCTATCCAATAGCCTCAGGGTTTTAGCCGACAGAATGCGCATGGGTGGCTTTATTCCGGGTTGGCGCAATGAAGACTTTGCCTGGGTCGGCAAGGATGGGCACGAGTACTTCCGACTAGAGCGCGCTGCATTTAGAACTTTTGGCTTTCAAAGCATGGCTAGCCATATCAATGGCTATACCAAATCTGGCCATCTTTGGCTTGGGCGTCGTAGCGAAACCAAGCCGACCGATCCTGGGCGCCTAGATAACCTTGCCGCTGGTGGTATTGGGGCCGATGAAACACCCTGGGTCAATGCCCGCAGAGAGCTCTGGGAAGAAGCTGGCGTGCCATTGCACATCGCCGATCAGATTAGTCCAGTAGGACGCATTCATATGCGGCGCCCGATTCCCAACCGCGGTTTTCATGATGAGCAGCTGTATGTCTACGATTTAGAGCTGGCCGAGAACTTTATACCGACCAATCACGACGGTGAAGTGAGTGGATTTATACAAATCCCCCTCTCAGAAGCGGCAGCCCGCATTTTGGCGGATGAATTTACCAGCGATGCTGCCTTTGTCACAGCAGATTTCATCTTACGAAATTCAGCACCAAGCTAA
- a CDS encoding MFS transporter — translation MLAMTSSQKLSLKQVLIFGGLMVTFSMGIRHGFGLFNLPITLANGWGRETFALTIALQNLIWGAFQPVTGALADRFGAFRIMLAGGVLYALGLAGMALSTSAMNFSLAGGLLIGLAQTATTYSVIYGILGRNVAAEKRVWAMGIAAAAGSFGQFLMIPVEQGLLSQFGANDALLILALMASLMIPIAFALREPPLEKTLQSNNQTIKEALKEAMHNHSFQLLTLGYFVCGFQVVFIAVHLAPYLKDMSKIYQDVGAPAVATTALALIGLFNIFGTYSAGILGQRFPKRYLLSGIYILRSVAIMGFIWLPLSPASTYIFAAVMGFLWLSTIPLTNAIVAQVFGVKYLSMLSGLVFFSHQLGSFCGAYLGGYLFDQTGSYLIVWNIAIALGVFAFLVNLPIKEKAILRTASA, via the coding sequence ATGCTAGCGATGACCAGCAGTCAGAAGCTATCTCTGAAACAAGTACTCATTTTTGGTGGCCTGATGGTCACTTTTTCCATGGGTATTCGTCATGGGTTTGGGCTTTTTAACCTTCCCATCACTTTAGCCAATGGCTGGGGGCGTGAGACTTTTGCGCTCACCATTGCCTTGCAAAATTTAATTTGGGGTGCATTTCAACCAGTGACAGGAGCATTGGCTGATCGCTTTGGTGCATTCCGAATCATGCTTGCAGGTGGTGTGCTTTATGCACTGGGTTTAGCTGGTATGGCTTTATCAACTAGCGCTATGAATTTTTCACTTGCTGGGGGTTTACTCATTGGGCTTGCACAAACAGCAACAACCTACAGTGTGATTTATGGAATCTTAGGAAGGAACGTTGCTGCCGAGAAACGCGTTTGGGCGATGGGTATTGCTGCAGCCGCCGGATCATTTGGACAATTTCTGATGATTCCTGTTGAGCAAGGTTTACTAAGTCAATTTGGCGCTAATGATGCATTGCTTATATTGGCACTGATGGCAAGCTTAATGATTCCGATTGCATTTGCATTACGTGAACCCCCACTCGAAAAAACACTTCAATCGAATAATCAAACGATTAAAGAAGCATTAAAAGAAGCGATGCACAACCATAGCTTTCAACTGCTCACCTTAGGTTACTTTGTTTGCGGATTTCAGGTGGTGTTCATTGCCGTTCACCTTGCCCCCTACCTAAAAGACATGTCCAAAATCTATCAGGATGTTGGAGCACCTGCGGTGGCAACCACTGCTTTAGCTTTAATTGGTTTATTTAATATTTTTGGGACGTATAGTGCTGGAATATTAGGTCAACGCTTCCCGAAGCGCTATCTACTGTCTGGTATTTACATCCTCAGATCAGTGGCAATTATGGGCTTTATTTGGCTACCACTGAGCCCCGCTAGCACCTATATATTTGCTGCCGTCATGGGTTTTTTATGGCTCTCCACAATCCCCCTAACGAACGCCATTGTGGCTCAAGTATTCGGGGTTAAATATCTCTCTATGCTTTCTGGCTTGGTGTTCTTTTCGCACCAACTTGGGAGTTTTTGCGGCGCTTATCTGGGTGGATATTTATTTGATCAAACAGGATCGTATTTAATTGTTTGGAATATTGCCATTGCTCTAGGGGTCTTTGCTTTTTTAGTCAATCTGCCGATTAAAGAAAAAGCAATTTTGAGAACTGCTTCGGCCTAG
- a CDS encoding CaiB/BaiF CoA-transferase family protein, with product MGALSHIRVLDLSRVLAGPWCAQNLADLGADVIKVERPGAGDDTRHWGPPFAKDQDGQETTESAYFICINRNKRSITVDISKPEGQQIIKELAKESDVVIENYKVGDLAKYGLDYESLKKVKSDLIYCSITGFGQDGPYAHRPGYDFIIQGMGGFMSVTGEADDFPGASPQKAGVAIADIFTGMYASTAILAAVIHRDRTGQGQYIDMALLDTQIAVMANVSSAYLCSDKVPRRWGNASPIIVPYQTFPSSDGWIIVGVGNDGQFKHFVTAGGEPQLAENPLYASNPLRVEHRKLLIPLLEEMTRKKTKAQWISLLEAANVPCGPINNFKEVFDNEQVKLRGVQIEVPHPSAGTMKLVASPMRLSETPVEVRLAPPLLGQHTNEILRERLQMDADTIADLQEKGIV from the coding sequence ATGGGAGCCTTAAGTCATATTCGCGTTTTAGACCTCAGCCGTGTGCTTGCAGGTCCATGGTGTGCACAAAATCTCGCCGATCTTGGTGCAGATGTCATCAAAGTGGAGCGTCCCGGCGCTGGTGATGACACCCGTCACTGGGGTCCTCCCTTTGCAAAAGACCAAGATGGTCAGGAAACCACTGAATCTGCCTATTTTATTTGCATTAATCGCAATAAACGCTCAATTACCGTGGATATCAGCAAACCTGAGGGTCAACAAATCATCAAAGAACTCGCTAAAGAGTCTGATGTTGTCATTGAAAACTACAAAGTAGGTGATCTTGCCAAGTACGGCTTAGATTACGAGAGCCTCAAAAAGGTTAAATCAGACCTTATTTACTGCTCTATTACCGGTTTTGGTCAAGACGGTCCTTACGCTCATCGCCCTGGTTATGACTTCATCATCCAAGGTATGGGTGGTTTTATGAGTGTGACCGGTGAAGCAGATGACTTTCCCGGAGCCAGCCCACAAAAGGCTGGCGTGGCCATTGCTGACATTTTTACGGGCATGTATGCCAGTACCGCCATTTTGGCCGCGGTAATTCACCGCGATCGCACAGGCCAAGGCCAATACATCGATATGGCCCTTTTAGATACTCAAATTGCAGTCATGGCCAATGTCTCTAGCGCCTATTTATGCTCAGACAAGGTTCCGCGCCGCTGGGGCAACGCCTCTCCCATCATCGTCCCTTACCAGACCTTCCCCAGTTCTGATGGCTGGATCATTGTGGGCGTTGGGAACGATGGTCAGTTCAAGCATTTTGTGACCGCAGGTGGTGAGCCCCAATTGGCTGAAAACCCTCTCTATGCGTCCAACCCCTTACGTGTGGAACACCGCAAGTTATTGATTCCATTGCTAGAAGAGATGACCCGTAAGAAAACGAAGGCTCAGTGGATTAGCCTACTTGAAGCAGCCAACGTTCCTTGTGGTCCTATTAACAACTTCAAAGAGGTGTTCGACAACGAGCAAGTCAAGCTTAGAGGGGTTCAAATTGAGGTTCCCCACCCAAGCGCTGGCACCATGAAGTTGGTAGCTAGCCCAATGAGACTGTCGGAAACGCCGGTAGAAGTACGCCTAGCCCCACCCTTACTGGGTCAGCATACCAATGAAATTTTGCGTGAACGCCTCCAAATGGATGCCGACACTATCGCTGACCTCCAAGAAAAAGGCATTGTTTAA
- a CDS encoding DNA topoisomerase IV subunit B, giving the protein MATRKTSEYSESSIQVLKGLEPVRQRPGMYTRTDNPLHIIQEVLDNASDEALGGFGKQIIVTLHTDGSVSIEDDGRGIPVGMHPTEKLPVVEIVFTQLHAGGKFEKGTGGAYAFSGGLHGVGVSVTNALSKRLEVTVWRDGQVSTLTFADGKVIEKLKSVSAGKEDKTHGTRVRAWPDGKYFDSSAIPMPELIRLLRSKAVLLPGVKVTLIQEKSGESQTWQYAQGLRGYLNEAMAQAGHGAEVIPPFEGEQYATGSGDDDSFAEGEGAAWVVAWTEDGAPVRESYVNLIPTPAGGTHESGLREGLFNAVKGFIEMHALQPKGVKLMPEDVFARASFILSAKVLDPQFQGQIKERLNSRDAVRLVSGYSKSALELWLNEHVDYGRKLADLVIKQAQARTRAGQKVEKKKSSGVAVLPGKLTDCESQDTGLNEIFLVEGDSAGGSAKMGRNKEYQAILPLRGKVLNTWEAERDRLFANNEVHDIAVAIGVDPHGANDNPDLSNLRYGKVCILSDADVDGAHIQVLLLTLFYKHFPKLIELGHVHISRPPLFRVDAPARGKKPAQKIYALDANELQAIEDKLRKDGVKESAWQISRFKGLGEMSAEQLWDTTLNPDTRRLLPVTLGSWTEDETIKTMDMLMGKSESGARRDWLEERGNEVEADI; this is encoded by the coding sequence ATGGCTACCCGTAAAACTTCCGAATACAGTGAATCATCAATCCAGGTCCTTAAGGGGCTCGAACCTGTCCGACAGCGGCCGGGAATGTACACCCGTACTGATAACCCTTTGCACATCATTCAAGAGGTGCTCGATAACGCTTCAGACGAGGCTTTAGGGGGTTTTGGTAAGCAAATTATTGTGACTTTGCATACTGACGGCAGCGTGAGTATTGAGGATGATGGCCGAGGTATTCCCGTGGGAATGCATCCTACCGAGAAGCTTCCGGTAGTAGAAATCGTTTTCACCCAGCTTCATGCGGGTGGCAAGTTTGAAAAAGGCACTGGTGGGGCTTATGCCTTCTCAGGCGGTTTGCATGGCGTTGGTGTTTCCGTTACGAATGCCTTATCCAAGCGTCTAGAAGTTACTGTATGGCGTGACGGACAAGTATCTACGCTCACTTTTGCTGATGGCAAGGTGATTGAAAAGCTCAAATCCGTCTCTGCAGGCAAAGAAGATAAAACACACGGTACGCGAGTGCGTGCCTGGCCCGACGGAAAGTATTTTGATAGCTCCGCTATTCCGATGCCAGAACTGATTCGTCTGCTGCGTTCCAAGGCCGTTCTTTTGCCAGGCGTCAAAGTGACCCTTATTCAAGAGAAGTCTGGCGAGTCTCAAACTTGGCAATACGCTCAAGGTCTGCGTGGTTACCTCAATGAAGCAATGGCCCAAGCGGGTCATGGTGCTGAAGTCATTCCTCCTTTTGAAGGTGAGCAATACGCTACTGGAAGTGGTGATGACGATTCATTTGCAGAGGGAGAGGGTGCAGCGTGGGTTGTTGCTTGGACTGAGGATGGTGCACCAGTGCGAGAGAGTTACGTCAACCTCATTCCAACACCAGCCGGTGGAACGCATGAGAGTGGTCTGCGCGAAGGTCTGTTTAATGCTGTAAAAGGCTTTATCGAGATGCACGCCCTGCAACCGAAGGGCGTGAAGTTAATGCCGGAAGACGTTTTTGCGCGTGCCTCCTTTATTTTGTCCGCCAAGGTTTTAGATCCTCAGTTCCAAGGGCAGATTAAAGAGCGTCTGAACTCGAGAGATGCGGTCCGTTTGGTTTCTGGTTATAGCAAGTCTGCCTTAGAGCTTTGGCTCAATGAGCATGTGGATTATGGTCGTAAGCTTGCTGATTTAGTCATCAAGCAAGCTCAGGCAAGAACGCGTGCCGGTCAAAAAGTGGAGAAGAAAAAATCCTCTGGGGTTGCGGTTCTTCCGGGCAAGCTGACTGATTGCGAAAGCCAAGATACTGGCTTAAACGAAATCTTCTTAGTAGAGGGCGACTCTGCGGGTGGCTCAGCCAAGATGGGGCGTAATAAAGAGTATCAAGCGATCTTGCCACTACGAGGTAAGGTGCTCAATACCTGGGAAGCAGAGCGCGATCGCCTATTTGCCAATAATGAAGTGCATGACATCGCAGTAGCGATTGGTGTAGATCCCCATGGCGCTAATGACAATCCAGATTTATCGAACTTACGCTATGGCAAGGTGTGTATTTTGTCTGATGCGGACGTCGATGGCGCCCACATTCAGGTATTACTGCTGACTTTGTTCTATAAACATTTCCCTAAACTCATTGAGTTAGGTCATGTACATATTTCAAGGCCACCTCTGTTTAGAGTCGATGCACCAGCGCGTGGCAAAAAGCCGGCTCAGAAAATTTATGCTTTGGATGCTAATGAGCTGCAAGCCATTGAAGATAAGTTGCGTAAAGATGGCGTGAAAGAGTCTGCTTGGCAAATCTCCCGCTTTAAAGGCTTGGGGGAGATGAGTGCAGAACAACTATGGGACACCACCCTCAATCCAGACACTCGACGTTTACTGCCAGTGACTTTAGGTAGCTGGACTGAAGATGAAACAATCAAAACGATGGATATGCTCATGGGTAAATCCGAATCCGGGGCGCGTCGTGATTGGCTAGAAGAGCGCGGCAACGAAGTAGAGGCGGATATTTAA
- the parC gene encoding DNA topoisomerase IV subunit A, with product MNIVEVDEPIAPQVGGPKDPHDPKVIELNEDDKDSLTLAVYAERAYLDYAISVVKGRALPDVSDGQKPVQRRILFSMSEMGLRADAKPVKSARVVGDVLGKFHPHGDQSAYDALVRLAQSFSLRYPLIDGQGNFGSRDGDGAAAMRYTEARLTKIASLLLSEIDEGTVDFAPNYDGSFQEPKLLPARLPFVLLNGASGIAVGMATEIPSHNLREVASAAIALMKSPKMSTSELLEIMPGPDYPGGGQIISSAAEIAQIYETGRGSVKVRARWSVEELARGQWQVIVNELPPSTSSQRVLQEIEEITNPKVKVGKKTLTPEQNNLKSTILNVLDGVRDESSKDAAVRLVFEPKSKNIDVNEFVNLLLAHTSLESNAPMNLVMIGTDGRPRQKGLKEIISEWISFRVATVTRRTQHRLNKVKDRMHILEGRLTVLLNIDKVIKIIRNSDEPKLDLMKEFKLSERQAEDILDIRLRQLARLEGIKIEQELKELKSEREDLEGLLQSDTVLRKRIIKEIEADMKEFGDDRRTLILEDKRAVAETKVLDEPVTVIVSQKGWVRVRQGHEHDATQFGFKAGDALYATFECRTIDVMQGFGSDGRVYTVAVSELPGARGDGSPLTSFVNLAAGSQMVAYYAGQADDLVLISTRAGNGFLANVADMTTRNKAGKSFVGIDSKFPGGDAPLGAAKVTAGMKQVACLSESSKLLVFPLDELKRLPTGGKGVILMGLDDKEKLASAIAVGPDGATYSGAGRAGKPTELSLDAKTLKSFAGNRARKGHFVEPRLKDGKLKAN from the coding sequence ATGAACATCGTTGAAGTGGATGAGCCCATTGCTCCTCAGGTAGGTGGACCTAAAGATCCGCATGACCCCAAAGTCATTGAGCTCAATGAAGATGATAAAGATAGCCTAACGCTCGCTGTCTATGCGGAGCGTGCTTATCTTGACTACGCCATTAGCGTGGTTAAAGGTCGCGCATTGCCTGACGTATCGGATGGTCAAAAGCCTGTACAGCGCCGCATTCTGTTCTCAATGAGTGAGATGGGTTTGCGCGCTGATGCTAAGCCCGTGAAGAGTGCCCGTGTAGTTGGTGACGTTTTGGGTAAATTTCATCCGCATGGTGATCAGTCAGCCTATGACGCATTAGTACGCTTGGCGCAAAGCTTTTCATTGCGCTACCCACTGATTGATGGGCAAGGTAACTTTGGCTCACGCGATGGTGATGGTGCTGCAGCGATGCGCTATACCGAAGCACGACTCACTAAGATTGCCAGCCTGCTGTTAAGTGAAATTGATGAGGGTACAGTCGATTTCGCTCCAAACTATGATGGTTCTTTCCAAGAGCCGAAGCTGTTGCCAGCGCGCTTACCGTTTGTATTGCTAAATGGAGCATCAGGTATTGCTGTGGGTATGGCTACCGAGATTCCTTCACACAATCTACGTGAAGTAGCAAGCGCGGCGATTGCCTTAATGAAGTCTCCGAAGATGAGTACTTCAGAATTGTTGGAGATCATGCCTGGCCCAGACTATCCAGGTGGTGGGCAAATTATTTCTTCTGCAGCAGAAATAGCGCAGATTTATGAAACTGGCCGAGGTAGCGTCAAGGTTAGAGCACGCTGGTCTGTCGAAGAATTGGCACGTGGTCAATGGCAAGTGATTGTGAATGAGTTGCCACCATCCACATCTTCCCAGCGGGTATTGCAAGAGATTGAAGAAATTACAAACCCGAAGGTGAAGGTTGGTAAAAAGACCTTAACGCCTGAACAAAATAATCTGAAGTCCACTATTTTGAATGTCTTAGATGGTGTGCGCGATGAATCCAGTAAAGATGCAGCCGTACGCTTGGTCTTTGAGCCTAAGAGCAAGAATATTGACGTCAATGAATTCGTCAACCTCTTGTTAGCGCATACCTCGCTTGAATCCAATGCCCCAATGAATTTGGTGATGATTGGCACGGATGGTCGTCCACGTCAAAAAGGCTTAAAAGAAATTATTTCTGAATGGATTTCGTTTAGGGTTGCTACCGTCACTCGGCGCACGCAACATCGCTTAAATAAAGTCAAAGACCGGATGCATATTTTGGAAGGGCGCCTTACCGTTCTTCTGAATATTGATAAGGTGATTAAGATTATTCGCAATAGCGATGAGCCTAAGCTTGATTTAATGAAAGAATTTAAGCTTAGCGAGCGCCAAGCAGAAGATATTTTGGATATCCGTTTGCGTCAGTTGGCTCGCTTAGAAGGCATCAAGATCGAGCAAGAATTAAAAGAGCTGAAATCGGAGCGCGAGGACTTAGAAGGTCTCTTGCAAAGCGACACTGTTTTGCGTAAGCGCATCATCAAAGAAATTGAAGCGGACATGAAAGAGTTTGGCGATGATCGCCGCACTTTAATATTGGAAGATAAGCGTGCTGTTGCTGAAACGAAGGTGCTCGATGAGCCGGTGACAGTGATTGTTTCTCAGAAAGGCTGGGTGAGGGTTCGGCAAGGTCATGAACATGACGCCACCCAGTTTGGTTTCAAAGCGGGTGATGCTCTCTATGCCACCTTTGAGTGCCGCACCATTGACGTGATGCAAGGCTTTGGTAGTGATGGTCGAGTCTATACCGTAGCGGTTAGCGAATTACCCGGTGCACGTGGTGATGGTTCACCATTAACCAGCTTTGTGAACTTGGCAGCAGGTTCGCAAATGGTTGCCTACTATGCTGGTCAAGCGGATGATTTGGTGCTGATATCAACCAGAGCAGGCAATGGTTTCTTGGCCAATGTCGCTGACATGACTACCCGTAATAAGGCTGGTAAATCGTTTGTAGGGATTGATAGCAAATTCCCAGGTGGAGATGCTCCTCTTGGCGCAGCTAAAGTCACTGCAGGTATGAAGCAAGTTGCTTGTCTTTCTGAGAGTTCTAAGTTGCTGGTATTCCCGCTCGATGAACTTAAGCGTTTACCTACAGGTGGTAAAGGTGTGATTTTGATGGGCTTAGATGACAAAGAGAAGTTGGCATCGGCTATCGCAGTCGGCCCTGACGGCGCCACTTACTCTGGTGCTGGACGCGCAGGTAAGCCAACCGAGTTGAGTCTTGATGCAAAAACCCTGAAATCGTTTGCTGGCAATCGTGCTCGCAAAGGCCATTTCGTGGAACCTCGCCTCAAAGACGGCAAGCTCAAAGCAAATTAA
- a CDS encoding RidA family protein, translated as MTNLISDRLKTLGIDLPPPGPPAAAYVMAATTGNTVFLSGHIAKKDGKPWVGKLGLDMDTETGKAAAKSIAIDLIATLQNHLGSLDRVKRIVKVMGLVNSTSEFTEQHLVVNGCSELLFEVFGEAGKHARSAFGVAQIPLGACVEIELIAEI; from the coding sequence ATGACCAATCTTATTAGCGATCGTCTCAAAACTTTAGGCATTGATTTACCGCCTCCTGGACCTCCTGCAGCAGCCTATGTCATGGCAGCGACAACTGGCAATACCGTCTTTTTATCTGGGCATATTGCTAAAAAAGATGGCAAGCCTTGGGTTGGCAAGCTCGGTTTAGACATGGACACTGAAACTGGCAAAGCAGCTGCTAAATCCATTGCAATTGATCTGATTGCCACCTTGCAAAATCACCTTGGGTCACTTGACAGAGTCAAGCGCATCGTCAAGGTCATGGGCTTAGTCAACTCCACTTCAGAATTTACAGAACAGCACTTGGTAGTGAATGGCTGCTCAGAGCTCCTCTTTGAGGTATTTGGGGAGGCTGGTAAGCATGCTCGTAGCGCTTTTGGTGTGGCTCAGATTCCACTGGGCGCTTGCGTTGAAATTGAATTAATCGCTGAAATTTAA